TTTGTTTGGGAACAGCATGTTATGTTCGAGGTGCAGAAAAAATAGTTGATGCATTCTCAAAAGAACTAGGTATAGGTGTTGGAGAAACAACTCCTGATGGTAAGTTTTCAATTACTGGATTACGATGTATAGGCGCATGTGGTTTGGCTCCTGTTGTAACAATCGGTGAAAAAACTTATGGACGTTTAACGGCTGACATGGTTAAAGATATTTTAGCTGAATACAAATAGGAGGGAAAAATAATGGCAAAAATTAAATCACTTGATGAATTAATGAAGATTAAAAATGATGTTAAAAATAAAGTGGCCCTTAGAGAAAAAGGCGATAATGTCGATTCTCTGATTCAGATTAAAGTAGCAATGGCAACATGTGGAATTGCAGCAGGCGCGCGTGAGGTTATGGATTATCTAATTCAAGAAACGCATCGACAAGGCATTGATAACGTTGTTGTTACACAAACAGGATGCATGAGTTATTGTTATGCAGAACCTACTATTGAAGTAACTCTACCCAATCAAGAACCCGTTGTATTCGGAGACGTTAATGAAGCGAAGGCAAAAGAGATTATTGAAAAATACTTAAAAGCTGGAGAACTTGTTGACGGAATCATTCCAGCAACGCATAAGACAGTAGAATAGAAAGGTTAGGAGGCGTAATAATGGCAAACGAAAAAATGCATGTATTGGTCTGTGGAGGAACGGGATGTCTTTCGGCTGAAGCAGAAGGAATTATCACAAATCTTAGAAGTTCTATAACAGCTGAAAACTTAGATGCAGATGTTCAAGTTCTTAAGACTGGATGTTTTGGATTTTGTGAAAAAGGACCGATTGTAAAAATATTACCAGACAATACATTTTATGTACAAGTTAAACCAGAAGATGCAGAAGAAATTGTAAAAGAACACCTAGTAAAGGGAAGAAAAGTAGAACGTTTACTATATGTTGACCCAGATAAAAAAGTGATTATTTCCGATTCAAAGCATATGGACTTCTACAAAAAGCAAATGCGTATAGCATTGAGAAACTGTGGATTTGTTGATCCAGGAAATATTGATGAGTATATTGCTCGTGATGGATATATGGCACTTGGAAAAGCTATAACAGATATGACACCTGAGATCGTTATCCAAGAAATCAAAGATTCAGGTCTTCGTGGCCGAGGTGGTGGTGGATTCCCAACTGGATTGAAATGGGAATTTGCACGTGGATACGATGCGGATCAAAAATATGTTATCTGTAATGCGGATGAAGGTGACCCAGGTGCATTTATGGACCGATCCATTCTTGAAGGTGATCCACATACGATTATTGAAGCAATGGCAATTTGTGGATATGCTATTGGTGCGTCCAAAGGTCGTGTATATATCCGTGCGGAGTACCCATTAGCGATTAAACGTTTACAAGCAGCAATTGACGTTGCTCGTGAATATGGTTTACTTGGAGACAATATTTTAGAATCTGGTTTTGATTTTGATATTGAACTTACATTAGGAGCAGGAGCTTTTGTATGTGGTGAAGAAACGGCGCTTATCCATTCTATGGAAGGTGAACGTGGAGAACCAACAACAAAACCACCATTCCCAGCAGAATCAGGATATTGGGGCAAACCGACCAATGTAAATAACGTGGAGACATTTGCTAACGTACCTGTTATCTTACTAAAAGGTGCAGATTGGTTTAATAAAATTGGTACAGAAAAATCAAAAGGTACAAAAGTATTTGCGTTAGCTGGAAAAATCAATAACGTTGGACTTATAGAAGTGCCAATGGGTACAACACTTCGTGAAGTTATTTATGACATCGGTGGTGGCATAAAAGACGGTAAGAAATTTAAAGCCGTTCAAACCGGTGGACCATCAGGTGGATGTTTAACAGAAAAAGACTTAGATACACCAATTGACTTTGATAACCTTATTGCAAAAGGATCCATGATGGGATCAGGCGGTATGATTGTTATGGACGAAGACGATTGTATGCCGGCAGTGGCTAAATTCTATCTTGAATTTACAGAAGAAGAGTCTTGTGGAAAATGTACACCTTGTCGCGTAGGAACTAAGCGTTTATCGGAGCTTCTTGAACTTACGTGTGCAGGAAAAGCTGAACTTCGCCACTTAGATGAAATGAAGCGTTTAAGTCGTGTTATTAAAGATACTGCTTTATGTGGATTGGGACAAACAGCTCCAAACCCTGTTTTATCAACATTAGATGCATTTTGGGATGAATATGTTGCACACGTTCAAGAAAAAACATGTCCAGCAGGCCAATGTAGCAGTCTAGTAAAATACATCATCGATGAAGAAAAATGTATTGGATGTACAGCATGTGCACGTGTCTGTCCAGTTGGATGTATATCCGGAGAAGTGAAGAAACCACATGTGATTAATCAAGATGAGTGTATTAAGTGTGGCGCATGTTACGATAAATGTAAATTCGATGCTATTTTTAAGCAATAGAAATAAAAGATAAAGGAGTGTACCCAATGTCAGATATTAAAATTACTATTGATGGTAAAGAGGTTACTGTTCCGGCTGGTAGCACAGTACTTGATGGGGCTAAAAAGCTTGGAATTCATATCCCTACTTTATGTCATTTAGATTTACATGATACAAAAATGGTCAATCAATCCGCATCATGTCGTGTATGTGTGGTTGAAATTGATGGAAGAAGAAACTTGGCACCATCTTGTGCAACCCCTGCTGTTGAAGGGATGGATATTCGAACAAATACGATTCGTGTAATGGAAGCTAGAAAAACTGTACTTGAACTTTTAGTTTCGGATCATCCAAAAGATTGCTTGGCATGTGCAAAAGCTGGCGATTGTGAGCTACAAGATCTATCAGAGTTATGTGGATTAAGTGCAGACTCTATTTCAGGAACGGCTATGTCAACATATAAAAAAGATTATTCTCCATCACTTATACGTGATATGGATAAATGTGTTATGTGTCGTCGATGTGAGACAATGTGTAATAATGTTCAAACAGTAGGAGCACTTTCGGCAATCAACCGTGGATTTGATGCTGTTGTTTCAGCTGCATTTGAATTACCAATGGAAGAAACAGTTTGTACACATTGCGGCCAATGTGTAGCGGTCTGTCCAACAGGTGCATTAACAGAAAACAACCAGACATGGAAAGTAGTAGAAGCATTAGCGGACCCAACTAAAACTGTAGTTGTACAAACAGCGCCCGCTGTTCGTGTAGCATTAGGTGAAGAGTTTGGACATGAACCAGGTACAATCTTTACAAATCAAATGGTTACTGCATTGCGTCAAATCGGATTCAACTACGTATTTGACACTGATTTTGCAGCGGACCTTACGATTATGGAAGAAGGAACAGAGTTACTTGGACGTCTACAAAATTACTTAGATGGAAAAGCAGAGCAGACATTGCCTATCTTAACATCATGTTGCCCTGCATGGGTTAACTTTGTAGAGAGCCAATTCCCAGAGCTTATTGATATTCCATCATCAGCTAAATCACCAATGCAAATGTTTGGTGCTGTGGCGAAAAGTTATTTTGCTGAGAAGCTTGAAGTTAAACGTGAAGACCTTGTGGTTGTATCTATTATGCCATGTTTGGCGAAAAAATATGAAGCGAGTCGTGATGAGTTTGCAGTGGATGGAAATCCAGATGTTGACTTGGTATTATCAACACGTGAATTAGCGGATCTTATTAAAAAATTAAACATTGACCCAGACGAACTTGAAGCAAGTGAGTTTGATAATCCGTTAGGAATGTCAACAGGTGCTGGAGTTATCTTTGGTTCAACAGGTGGAGTTATTGAAGCGGCGGTAAGAACTGCATATGAGCTTCGCACAGGTAAAACATTAGAGCGTGTAGATTTTGAACAACTTCGAGGGTTTGATGGTGTACGTGTAGCTTCTGTCGCTATGGATGATGTTACGTTAAATATCGGAATTGCCCATGGTCTTGGTAATGCACGTGCTTTACTTGAAGAAATCCGTGATGGTAATCCAAGAGATATTCATGCGATTGAAGTTATGGCATGTCCAGGTGGATGTATCGGTGGAGCAGGACAACCCTATCACCATGGAAATGCAGAAATTATTAAAGCACGTCAAGATGCTATCTATGAAATTGACAAGAACATGCCATTACGTAAATCTCATGAAAACCCTGCAATTATTGAGTTGTATGAGACTTATTTAGATAAACCGATGAGTGAAAAAGCACATCATTTACTCCATACGGCATATTCTATTAAAGAAAAAGTATAATTTAATTATAATGTAAAATAGTCTATGTATATTGAAGTTGCATCTGTAGAAAATGACAGATGCAACTTTTCTATATAAAAAAAAGGAATTTTGAAAGTTATGGAGAATATGTATGTATTAGATAATATAGAATATTTTTCGAAAAGTATAATGAAAAATATTCCGGAAGGAGTTGTTATTTATGCGTTATGTAATTACAGGGAAAAACTTTGAGGTAACCGAACCACTTCGAAATATTTCAGAAGAAAAGATTAGCAAGTTAGAGAAGTATTTTACGTCGGAAACGACAGCAAATATAACGATGAGTGTCGTAAGAAAGCAACATCGAATCGAGGTAACGATTCCATTGAAAGGTACTGTTATTCGTGCAGAAGAAAATGCAGAGAATATGTATGCAGCTATTGATCTTGTTGTAGACAAGCTAGAACGTCAGCTTGTAAAGCACCGACACAAGTTAATCGATCGTCATCGACATAGTGGTTCAT
This sequence is a window from Vallitaleaceae bacterium 9-2. Protein-coding genes within it:
- a CDS encoding NADH-dependent [FeFe] hydrogenase, group A6, translating into MSDIKITIDGKEVTVPAGSTVLDGAKKLGIHIPTLCHLDLHDTKMVNQSASCRVCVVEIDGRRNLAPSCATPAVEGMDIRTNTIRVMEARKTVLELLVSDHPKDCLACAKAGDCELQDLSELCGLSADSISGTAMSTYKKDYSPSLIRDMDKCVMCRRCETMCNNVQTVGALSAINRGFDAVVSAAFELPMEETVCTHCGQCVAVCPTGALTENNQTWKVVEALADPTKTVVVQTAPAVRVALGEEFGHEPGTIFTNQMVTALRQIGFNYVFDTDFAADLTIMEEGTELLGRLQNYLDGKAEQTLPILTSCCPAWVNFVESQFPELIDIPSSAKSPMQMFGAVAKSYFAEKLEVKREDLVVVSIMPCLAKKYEASRDEFAVDGNPDVDLVLSTRELADLIKKLNIDPDELEASEFDNPLGMSTGAGVIFGSTGGVIEAAVRTAYELRTGKTLERVDFEQLRGFDGVRVASVAMDDVTLNIGIAHGLGNARALLEEIRDGNPRDIHAIEVMACPGGCIGGAGQPYHHGNAEIIKARQDAIYEIDKNMPLRKSHENPAIIELYETYLDKPMSEKAHHLLHTAYSIKEKV
- the raiA gene encoding ribosome-associated translation inhibitor RaiA, whose product is MRYVITGKNFEVTEPLRNISEEKISKLEKYFTSETTANITMSVVRKQHRIEVTIPLKGTVIRAEENAENMYAAIDLVVDKLERQLVKHRHKLIDRHRHSGSFRSAFLDAEPDLQEEEGPKIVRTKRFAVKPMDAEEACMELELLGHDFFVFRNADTEEVNVVYKRKNGDFGLIEPEA
- a CDS encoding (2Fe-2S) ferredoxin domain-containing protein, yielding MAKIKSLDELMKIKNDVKNKVALREKGDNVDSLIQIKVAMATCGIAAGAREVMDYLIQETHRQGIDNVVVTQTGCMSYCYAEPTIEVTLPNQEPVVFGDVNEAKAKEIIEKYLKAGELVDGIIPATHKTVE
- a CDS encoding NADH-quinone oxidoreductase subunit NuoF, giving the protein MANEKMHVLVCGGTGCLSAEAEGIITNLRSSITAENLDADVQVLKTGCFGFCEKGPIVKILPDNTFYVQVKPEDAEEIVKEHLVKGRKVERLLYVDPDKKVIISDSKHMDFYKKQMRIALRNCGFVDPGNIDEYIARDGYMALGKAITDMTPEIVIQEIKDSGLRGRGGGGFPTGLKWEFARGYDADQKYVICNADEGDPGAFMDRSILEGDPHTIIEAMAICGYAIGASKGRVYIRAEYPLAIKRLQAAIDVAREYGLLGDNILESGFDFDIELTLGAGAFVCGEETALIHSMEGERGEPTTKPPFPAESGYWGKPTNVNNVETFANVPVILLKGADWFNKIGTEKSKGTKVFALAGKINNVGLIEVPMGTTLREVIYDIGGGIKDGKKFKAVQTGGPSGGCLTEKDLDTPIDFDNLIAKGSMMGSGGMIVMDEDDCMPAVAKFYLEFTEEESCGKCTPCRVGTKRLSELLELTCAGKAELRHLDEMKRLSRVIKDTALCGLGQTAPNPVLSTLDAFWDEYVAHVQEKTCPAGQCSSLVKYIIDEEKCIGCTACARVCPVGCISGEVKKPHVINQDECIKCGACYDKCKFDAIFKQ